The Rhodamnia argentea isolate NSW1041297 chromosome 10, ASM2092103v1, whole genome shotgun sequence sequence CATTGCATTGTATTGACTCTGACTACAAAAGTACAAGAAGGGACCTGCATGTAAGAAGTAGAGGATAACCACTAAAATCTAGCTACATGTATGCTCCAACTACCTAACTACATCTACTAACCAACTACATCAATGCAAACGTCAAAAAATCTCTAACATTGCATTCACATTCTGGTTGGATTTTCCTACCTGACATTCTGAACCATGTAATTATCACTACTGTGACCTGAGGACAGCTTTGTGAAGAATGTAGAGAGCATTTAGAAGTAGTCGGATCACTTATTGTCATAAATTTCATATTTCAAGAATCGATGAAAAGTTTTGTTACCATTTCCTGCAACCCATGCATATTCTGCAAAACAAGGACCCAAAAAGTCCGATTATAAAACAATTGGAAGAAGCCCTTtaagtgattttcttttataggaATAAAAGgattttgccaaaaataaattttcaagaaCATCAGAAATGTACaaggaaggagaaagaaaagaaaaaaaaaaaaagaaggaaaacctCACATGACTATGTGAAGTTAGAACAAGAAGCCCAAAGCCAAATAAAAGAGTATAACATAGAAGCAAGCAAAGATTCTAAACCCTCAAGGAAAATACTTTAATAGATAGGCGGTTGAAATAGGTATTACTCACTGGGTGGAGGAAACGATGACATAAAAAGATAGTAAACTGAGGTGGACAGAAAGGAAAGGACAATAATTCAATGCAGGCAACAGAATTGCGAGTCTAATCACAAGAAAATGATACGGAAATAAATCTGACATGTAGACTCCACTGCATTTAGAAACTCTTGCATAGATGTGCGAAACCTCTGAGAATATTTTAGTTCATTAAGGAATTGAAAGCAATAACAATTCAAATCTGCAGTCAATAACTTGATATATAAACCAGAACCCAAGGATTCTGAAGGTTAATGGCCTTAATAATTCCTGAATAACAATAGACTATAGCAGGGAAATGATAATTACATTGATGCAAGTTTGGCCAGGTAATTCATGTCAGACTAATTTGGACTGATAAGATTGTGAGAAATTTCACtatcttttcaaaatagaaaatttcaggCATCTCAATGCATAACATGTATTTAGTTCAAGATATAGATGATCTTATAAAGAAACCATAAAACTATTTGTCAAAGACTTATTATCATCCCCTTCTGGACAATCATTTGTTAAGCTCCAAATACCAACCCACAAGCAGTGAACGATGCACTTCATCTATTTCAATCCAAGTACTATATCATGCCATGTAGAAGTGGATATGAATCTCAATAAGAAAAGAGAGATGCAAGTGAAATATGCGAAAGGTATAGATGCAATTTCCACAAGCAAACACATTTTAACCATCAATGAAATAGCAGAACATCAGTAGTCAATTACCTCCTCATTAGGTGGAAGGAGAGAGTTTCGCACTGCCATGTTGTTCACCAAATAGGCATTCATCTACAGGGCACCAGTTCACCAAATAGGCATTCATCTACAGGGCACCATATCTTCTATGGCCCTTTGAATACTGGCTTCTTcatggatttcaaattttcaattttctacgAAACAGGGTTCAAACAAGGCTGCCATTCAACAAAAGCAAGCGCACTTCATTCAACTTGTGTAGAATTCACCAACTCAGTTAGACTACTCTCCAGCGAATTGATTTCTGATCTGCAGTTACGAACAAGTGCTTCCCAAGTCATAGCTCCAGGAATTATACCCTTCCTGACAATCGCCTCAAGTAACTCTGGCACTTTTGAGAACAATCTTCGCTTGCACAAACTACATACTATCTCATCAACTGTTAAACATTCAAATTGTGAACTCTTAATCAATAATTCATCCACTAAATCACCAGCTTCAGTAATTTTACCATTATCACTGAATCCCTCAAGCAGAAGCATATATATCTGCAACATTAGTCCGAAACTTTTCAATCCTATTTCTCTCACTAACTGTCTTGCCCTATTCAGCTCCCCAACTTTACATGATCTCTTAATTATCGTGATGTAAGTAGCATCATTAGGTATGCAGCCAAGTTCTTTCATACAAGCTACCATTTCAACAGCTGCTTCAAGATTATTCTGCTTACACAAACCATCTATATACACGTTGTAGGTATACACATCAGGGACCAAACCCAGAACAAGCATTTCATCAAATAACTCCTCTGCCTTCTCATAATCCTCCTCGGCAATGACCCCACTCAAGACCATAGTGTAGCAAACAGTATCAGGTTTAATGCCATCAACCTTCATCCGATTCAAGACATCCAAAGCATCATTGCCTCTTCTACTCTTCACCAAATACTTCATGACATTCGTATAATCCACTAGCCCTGGGAGAAAACCCATTTTCCTCAATTGTTCCATAAAGCCCAAAACCTCAACACTAGAAAAGTTCCTCTGTCCACAGAATGATGAAAGTATCAGCGAGCAGATTCTCCCATCAACTGAGAATCCATCACTTATCAGTCTATTCAATATGTCGATAGCATAATTCACTTTCTTCAACCGACAGAGTGTGCCAATCATTATTCTAAAAGTCGATTCATCTATCCTGATATTCATCTGTTGACTCTTCAGCAAAATCTGAGGCACCATCTTCAAGTGATCTCTGCTATGACAAAGTACTAACAGTAGAGCATTCAGTGAGTAGACAGTAGGGACACACCTGAACTTAGGTATATCGAGAAACAAACCAACAGCATCTTCAATTTTGTTGAAATCTCCATAGAACTTAATAAGATCGCTCAAAATGTACTCAGGAGTTTCGAATTTCTCCACACTTCGAATGTGATCAAGGACTGGTGGAATCAGGTGGAACTGCGAGGTTTCGCATAGACTCTGGATGATGAAGCGGTAAGCATTTGGGGTTGGTTCACAGTTGTAAGCACTAAAGGAGTCTACCAGAGTGGTAACAAGATTGGGCCCAGTAGGATTTTGCAGTAGATGCTGATTGCGGTGGTGGCACAATGGCTCTACGGTGGTCTTGACTGCGTCTTTTAGAGTTCGCATGGCTTGCTCTTCACAGAAAGTTTGGTGCCACTTTGTTTTGTATGGGGACAATGGCCACTTCCTGTTCCTCCTCAAAAATTGGTTCGCGCCCTTCAGAGAAGCCAGCCTTTTCATATCGAAATCAGGAGCGAACAGCCTCGGAACGAAGACTTTGGCTCTTCCCAAACCGTGGCTGCCCTACCGTCATGAAGGTAGGGAATTCACCTGTAATTTCATTCAGGCATTCCGTCGAACATCTAGAACGCAATTATTAGCTCAAGTACTACAACCTTAATTTACAGCTTAATGAGTCAAAAAAATCTTGCCCGTCAAAGAACAACAGTCAATCAATCTGCATCAATTCAAGATTGTGCAGAGATCAAACAAAGGATGTTCATTTCTTTCACCGCCTGACCATGACAACCTCTTACAAACATAcaagaaaaaggttttgaaaaaggCAAACTTTGTTCTCAACCTGCAAATGGAAAGCGTCAAGATCGGATGACTGCTTTCATCGACATGGGTCCGCTAGAAACAAATCCCACCCCGCGTGTTCTTCTCCTTTGAGTCGTTCCTCAGATGAAAAGTGTGCTCGTATGACTCGGTTCTTTGCCTTGGTAATCAAACCTCTTCGACGACGCACTTGACCACTTCATGGGCAGCCAGAACAGATCAAGAAGAACGCAAATGCTGTCTGAGCTGTAAGGAAGTCGTCGATATCGAtagacgaaaaagaaaaggcatttcGTCAAGCGAAACAAGCTGACATTTTTTTCACAAACGAGGTCGCGATTTATAACGTCTGTTTGCCAAATTCAAGTTGGAGGATATTTGAATATCACAATAAGAAAATTCTTTCACTTCTCGTATCACAATTTCAAGTTTGGAcaatattcttaaaaataattgtttatatagtttgaaataattatcgaatgaaaaatattttactcaTTGACATTAATTTTAtgtctaaaaattttcatgaaccatgaaagtatttttcgttcattaatttttgtaaacaatGTAAACGacctttcattttttgtgaaattgcaGAAATtgcttatatcatttgaaataattagtcaataaaaaatattttcattatcgacaacgtATATGATGAAAACGgctttcattcattcatatttATAAACGGtacaagtaatcatttttagaaaaatattttccagtccATTGGCTCtctgcaaaacaaatg is a genomic window containing:
- the LOC115749276 gene encoding pentatricopeptide repeat-containing protein At2g38420, mitochondrial, whose product is MKRLASLKGANQFLRRNRKWPLSPYKTKWHQTFCEEQAMRTLKDAVKTTVEPLCHHRNQHLLQNPTGPNLVTTLVDSFSAYNCEPTPNAYRFIIQSLCETSQFHLIPPVLDHIRSVEKFETPEYILSDLIKFYGDFNKIEDAVGLFLDIPKFRCVPTVYSLNALLLVLCHSRDHLKMVPQILLKSQQMNIRIDESTFRIMIGTLCRLKKVNYAIDILNRLISDGFSVDGRICSLILSSFCGQRNFSSVEVLGFMEQLRKMGFLPGLVDYTNVMKYLVKSRRGNDALDVLNRMKVDGIKPDTVCYTMVLSGVIAEEDYEKAEELFDEMLVLGLVPDVYTYNVYIDGLCKQNNLEAAVEMVACMKELGCIPNDATYITIIKRSCKVGELNRARQLVREIGLKSFGLMLQIYMLLLEGFSDNGKITEAGDLVDELLIKSSQFECLTVDEIVCSLCKRRLFSKVPELLEAIVRKGIIPGAMTWEALVRNCRSEINSLESSLTELVNSTQVE